The Cyclobacterium amurskyense genome contains the following window.
GCCAGCTTTCAAGTGGATCTTTTGGGGTAAAAACAGGAAAAAAGACAAGTTTATTGAATTCCTTTTTCTAATCCTGCCATATACCATATAGTTTTCTTAATTTTGCGGAATGTTATCCATCAACAATCTCTCTTATTATATTGGGGGTCGACCTCTTTATGAAAATGCTTCCCTTCACGTCAAGCCAAAAGACAAAATTGGTTTGGTAGGGCTCAATGGTACAGGCAAGTCTACCCTATTAAAAATCATCTATGGAGACCTTCAACCTAGCTCAGGTGAAATCCAAAAAGCAAAGGACTGTAGCGTAGGTTTTCTTAATCAGGACTTGCTGTCTTACCAATCAGAAGACAGTATACTCGATGTTGCACTTGAGGCTTTCAAAGAAACCTTGACCTTACAGGAAGAAATAGACAAAGTACTTAGGGCGATGGAAACAGATTATTCTGATGAAATCATCCAAAAATTGGCTAACCTTCAAGAAAGGTTTGAAGCACTGGAAGGGTACACTATAAAAGCCAAGGCTGAGGAAGTATTAGAAGGTATAGGATTTCAAACGGCTGACTTGAGTCGTCCGTTAAAAACATTTTCCGGAGGATGGAGGATGCGAGTGATGTTGGCAAAGTTACTTTTGGAAAAACCATCTTTGCTCATGCTGGATGAACCTACCAACCACCTTGACTTACCTTCCATACAATGGGTGGAAAATTACCTTAAGTCCTATGAGGGTGCTGTGATTGTGGTTTCTCACGATCAAACTTTTTTGAACAATAGTACAGAAACTACTGTAGAGGTTTCCCGAGGCAACCTCACAAGTTATGCCGGTAACTATGCTTTCTATAAAAAGGAGAAAGTAGAGAGAGAAGAAATCCAGCAAAATGCTTACGAAAATCAACAGCAGATGATCAAGCAAACGGAGCGTTTTATCGAACGTTTCCGTGCCAAAGCTACCAAATCCAATCAGGTACAATCCAGGGTAAAGGCTTTGGATAGGTTGGATAAAATCTCTGAAGTAGAAAAAGATGAGGTATCTGTTAATTTTAAATTTACTTTCTCTCAGAAATCAGGTCGGGATGTTATTGTATTGGAGGATGTTTCCAAAGCCTTTGGTGACCTTCAGATTCTAAAAAACACCACCGCCCGAATTGAGAGAGGAGATAAAATAGCCCTTATTGGAGCCAATGGAAAAGGTAAATCTACCGTTCTGAGGATTATCAATGGTTCTGAACCTATAGAAGGAAAAAGAGAAGAAGGATACAACTTGATAAAAGCCTTCTTTGCACAGCACCAATTGGAAGCGCTAGGGATTAACAACGAAATCCTTCAAGAAATGTCTCAGGCAGGCAGTAGAAAATCAGAAACCGAACTGAGAAATGTTCTGGGCTGTTTTCTCTTTACCAATGAAGATGTTTTTAAGAAGATAAAGGTGCTTTCTGGAGGGGAAAAATCAAGAGTTGCTCTCGCCAAAACCTTGATTTCTGAAGCTAACTTCCTATTACTGG
Protein-coding sequences here:
- a CDS encoding ABC-F family ATP-binding cassette domain-containing protein, which encodes MLSINNLSYYIGGRPLYENASLHVKPKDKIGLVGLNGTGKSTLLKIIYGDLQPSSGEIQKAKDCSVGFLNQDLLSYQSEDSILDVALEAFKETLTLQEEIDKVLRAMETDYSDEIIQKLANLQERFEALEGYTIKAKAEEVLEGIGFQTADLSRPLKTFSGGWRMRVMLAKLLLEKPSLLMLDEPTNHLDLPSIQWVENYLKSYEGAVIVVSHDQTFLNNSTETTVEVSRGNLTSYAGNYAFYKKEKVEREEIQQNAYENQQQMIKQTERFIERFRAKATKSNQVQSRVKALDRLDKISEVEKDEVSVNFKFTFSQKSGRDVIVLEDVSKAFGDLQILKNTTARIERGDKIALIGANGKGKSTVLRIINGSEPIEGKREEGYNLIKAFFAQHQLEALGINNEILQEMSQAGSRKSETELRNVLGCFLFTNEDVFKKIKVLSGGEKSRVALAKTLISEANFLLLDEPTNHLDIQSVNILIQALQQYEGTFVTVSHDRLFIKGVANKIWYIEDEQIKVYPGTYDEYVYWRANQAEKEVKPQTIVKKAPKPLPKSSAAKQDDHAQKKALKEKEKSLESLEQQITALEKKKTDIEHELAQPSVYEDEVKLQQLNEKYSKIQKEEIVLNQKWEALAEQIETMQS